ACGGCGGTTGCTGCGCAAAGCCCTCGGCTGGGCAACGCGGGACCCGCGCGCCGCAGCCGACGTGCGCAAGTTGTTGGTGGATGCGGCACTGCCAGAGCTTGCCGCGCTGGATCTGTTGCGAGCGCTTGGTGAGCGTGCGCCTGCGTTCGCGCCCGAGGCCCCTGCGGCCCTACTGCGCATCGCAGGGCCCAAGGCGAGCTTCCGCACTCGGTATCTCGTGCTGGGGCCCGCTGCTGCGCTCGCCGCGCGCGATGCGGGGGCGCGCGCGGTGCTCGCGCGCTCGCTGACCTCGGACGCGAGTCATCACGTGCGGGCCGAGGCCGCGCGCCGCGTGCCGAACGTCGGGGACTTTCGCGCCGAGCTCGGCCGCGCGCTCGGCGACCCCGAGGTACGCGTTCGCGAAGCGGCGCTCGAGACCCTCAACAAACCCGAGGGCGCGTTCGCGATGCCGGCGGCAGCGGGCCTGTTGCTGAACGATCGCTGGCCGCTGGTGCGAGCCGCGGCGGCGGTCGCCCTCGCGCGTTACGGCGCGGATGCCAACGCAGATTCAGCGTTGGCCAGCGCGGCTCGGGACACATCGGTCAAGGTGCGTGTGCCCGCGCTGATCGCGCTGGGCGAGCGGCGGGCGATCACACACGCCGAAGTGGTGCGTGATCGCCTGAGCGACCGCGACGAGGCGCTCGACGCGAGGTTGGCCGCGGTGCTCGCCCTCGGGCTCATGTGTGACGCCGCGTCCGTCGACGAGCTGACCGAGCTGGCGCTTCAGCTGAAGAATCCCGGCGCGAGTCCCGAAGCGCGGGCGCTCGGTCCGGTCGCGCTCGGCGCGCTGTCGCGCATTCGGCCCGCAGATCTGAAGAAACGCCTGGCTCCTCTCACCGACCGGCGGGCGCCGCTGCTCGCGCGTCGGGCCGCCGAGGTCGCGCTCGCCGCCGAGCCGACCTGCGGTCGGCGGGCTGCCGGCAAACCCGCGCGCTGAGGCGGCAGGCCGGTGGCCGGAGCGACCGGGGCTGACAGCGGCGGAACCTCGATGGTACTTAGCCGGCCATGAGCGAGTCATGGACTCTGGTCACGGGCGCTTCCGGCTTCGTGGGGTCGCGCCTGGTGCGGGCGCTCGTCGAGCGCGGTGAGCACGTCAAGGCGTTCGTCCGAGCCGGCTCGAGCCTGCGTCAGCTCGCGGATCTGCCGGCAGACCGCCTGCGCTTGGCCTTCGGCGACATCACCGTCGAGCACACGGTGTATCGAGCGCTCGCGAGTTGTGATCGCATGTATCACGTCGCGAGCAACTTCAAGATGTGGGATCCGGATCCGCAAGCGATCTTGAAGCCTGCGATCGAGGGCACACGCGCGACGCTCGAAGCTGCGCGCCGGCGGGGCCTCGAGAAGATTGTCGTCACGAGCAGCGTCGCGGCGCTCGGCACCACCACCGCCCCCGAGGAGATGGACGAGACGCACGAGTTCAACCTCCAGGATCCGGAGACCTACGTGCTCTCGAAGTTCGAGGCGGAGCGAGTTGCGCTCGAGGCCGCGGACAATGGCATGCCCGTCGTCGTGGTACGCCCGGCGGGTATTTACGGACCGGGCGACTGGAAGCCCACGCCGACCGGCGCGAGCGTGGTCAACTACCTGAAGACGCCGCCCTTCATCAGCATTCCGGTCACGGAGGGCGGCATCAGCGTCGTCGACGTGGACGACGTCGTCGAGGGTCACATCGGTGCGATGGAATCCGGCGAGATCGGCGAGGCGTACAACCTGGGCGGAGAGAGCATGACGTATCGCCAGCTCATCGATGAGCTGGCGGAGATCACCGGGCTCGCGCTGCCAGGCATGACCTTGAGCGCCGGCACCATCGGGCTCGTGGGCTCGCTGATGGAGCTCAAGGCCAGTCTTTTCGGCGGAGAACCCCAGGTGACGCGCAGGCTCGCCCGGGACTACGCCGTCGCCTACGCCTGGGTGACCAGCGAAAAAGCGGCCGCGGCCTTCGGTTACAAGTCTCGCCCTGCGAGCCAGACGCTGTCGCGGTCCGTGCGCTGGTATCTGGAGCACGGTTACGTTCCGGAGAACGCGGCGCGCCGCGTGCGCCTGGAGTTCCGCACCACGTGAGTGGTGGGCCGGCGGAGGTCTCGCTCGGTTCGCGCTTCGGGTACGGGCTTCTGGTCGCCACGTCGCTCGGCGGCGCGGCAGTGGTACCGGCCGCGCTTCGAGTCGCGACGAATGGCCCAAGCTTGCCGGTTGCGTGGCTTGCGCTGTGGGGCGGTGCGGCGCTGACCCTCGCTCCCGTGGCGGCGTCCCTGCGAATCGCGCGACCGTTCTCGACGCTCGCATGGAGCGTACCGCTCGGCATCGTGTTCTCACTCGCGCCGCTCGCGATGTTCGCGCGCGTCCTGAAGACGGCGACGCATCACCGTCCGCTCGGCGCGGTCACCTTCGCCGTCATCGCCCTGATGCTCGTGCTGGGTGCCATCGCGGTCGCCGCGCGGCTGCTCGCGTGGGCCGAAAAGCGAAAGGGCACCGCGCTCGGGCGCGCACCGCAGCTCGCGGGAATCATCGGCGGCGTGCTCACCTTGCCGTTCCTGCCCTCGCTGCTCGCGTCGGGACTGCGGGCATCGGTCCTCGATGCGGGCTTGGGCCTGGTGACCGTCGCGGTGGGTGCCAGCGTCGCGGTTCACTCGGGGCTCGCGCAGCGCGCGTGGCTCCTCGGTCTGCTGGTCTGGAGTGCCGCCGTGGTGCTGGGGCTCGGGCTCGGCATGGGGGCAGCGGAGACGCGGGCTGTGCTCGCAGATCGGGCGCCCTTGCTGCTCGGGTTAGCAGGGTTGTTGCGCCCGTGAGCGCGCGTTCCCGCGTGCCCGACCGGTAGTTGGCGCGTTGACGAAGGGGGACTCGGCCCTTACCTTCAATCGACCATGGGCGCCTTGCGCGTCGGACGCTTCTTCTTTCGCCGGTTCGCGCTGCTCGTGCTCGTGCTTTTTGCCGTCGTGAGCGGCGGGAGTGCGGTCGCCCAGACCGAGGCTCCGGCCCCGGCAGGCATGCCCGTGCGCATTGGAGTCTCGACGCCTGCGCCGGCGCCGATGGAACCCGAGCGGCCCACGCCCGATCCCGAGACCCACGCGCCCCCGTCGGACGCACCCCGCGGCGACGGCAAGCTGACGATTCCGCCGCCCCCCGCCGGCTTCAATACTCATGACGGTGGCTGGATTCGTTTTGCGTACGAGCCCGGACTCAGAGAGCGTGTGCAGCCGCTCATCACCCAGGCCGATGCGACGCGGGCGGATCTCGTTCGACGTCTGGGTCGACCGGTGCTGGGCAAGGTCACTGTCTACGTCGCCCGCACCCCCGGAGAGATGGCCGAGCTCGCGCCGGAGGGCGCGCCGTTCCCACGTTACGCATCCGGGGTCGCGTATTCGGACATTGGCTTCGTGCTCCTCACGTTGCAGCCCGTCGACGTCAACGCACACCACGACATTGGCGAGGTGTTTCGCCACGAGCTCGCCCACGTCGCGCTGCACGACGCGGTCGGTGGGCGTCCCGTGCCGCGCTGGATGAACGAAGGCCTCGCGGTGTTCATGTCGGGCGAGGGCTCCTTCACTCGCCTGCAAACGCTATGGACGGCCACGGTCGCCAATCAGTTGCTGCCTCTGGAGCACCTGGAGCGGACCTTTCCCACGGACGCCGTGGGGGTGTCGGTGGCTTACGCGGAAGCCGCAGACGTCGTGCGGTTCTTGCTACGTCGGGAGGACCGCGAGCGTTTCATCGCGCTCCTGGAGCGCATCCGCAAGGGCGAGGCCTTCAACGTCGCGCTGAAAGAAGCCTACGGCCTCGATCTGGCGACTCTCGAGTTCGAGTGGCGCGAGGACGTCTCCCGGCGATACACCTTCTGGCCGGCGATCTTCAGCGGTTCGTTCATCTGGGCGGGCGCCATCGGCCTCTTTGCACTGGCCTGGCGGCGGCGTAAGAAGCGCGCCGAGCTCACGCTGGCGCGCTGGGGTCGCGAGGAGGCGCTGGAAGACGAAGTTCGTCGGCGCATGCGCGAGGCCGAAGCACGGCGCGTTCACATTGTGCTGACGCGGGACCCGCGCCCGGAGATCCCACCCATGCGGCCACCGCTGGAAGAAGGCGGCGAGGTGCCGCGCGTCGAGCACGACGGCTCCTGGCACACCCTGCATTGACCTCGCTGATTCGGGCGACCGAATCGACTCAGGGTTTCTTGGCGCGCTGCTCGGCCCAACGGGTCTCGTCGATGACCCGCTCGAAGACTCGACGCACGACGTCGGGCGACAGCGGGGCCTGCGCGCGCTGACACAGCCGCAGGAAGATGCCGCGTTCCCGCTCGGGGTCGTAGATCGGGATGCCGCGCTCGCTCTTCAAGACGCCGACCCGGAGCGCAACCCGGATGCGCTCCGCCAGGAGCTCCAGAATGCGCTCGTCGATGCGATCGATCTCGTCTCGGAGGTCGGAGAGTGTGGGCTCGTCGCTCACTGGGTCGAGCATACCGCGGCCCGGGGGTCTCCGTCACTTCACCGAAGTCGGACAGCCCGCAACGACCTGCACTTGCAGCACGTCGCCGCTCTTCAGCTTGTCACAGGCGGCGCCGTGTAGCTCGACGGTCGTGTCGTTGGTCCAGCTCCAGCCGTCCAGTGGATCTTGCAGGACCAGACTGGTGTCGAGATACACATTGACCAGCTTCTTGTCGGGCGGCGCGGAGCCGAGGTCCACCGTGCACGTAATGGCCACCTTGATCCCGATCTCTTTGAGCGCGGACGTCAGCTGCTCTTCGTCCGTGACCGGATAATACGAGGGCGGCGTGGACTTCGCGGTGCCGCCGGCGACCGCGGCCTCTTCGAGCACACTCTGGTAGACCTCACTCCCGGGCATGCCGATGACGTAGGTGAGAATACCGGCATCGAACAGATCGGTCACGATCTTCACCGTCGCCTGCCGGTCCACACATAGCTGCTGCCCGTCCTGCACCAGCTTGGGATCACAACAGTTGAGCGGTGCGACGCAGGGCGTGCCGTTGAGGTTTGCCCCTTCGATGTTCGCCATGCAGTCCTCGGGGCCGCACTGCGCTGAGGAGTTGCAATTGGGAGCGCCATCGGTGGCGAGCACCACGAAGGTCTTGCCGGGGAGCGCGGCCAGTGTCGGCGCGAGGACCGCAAGCGACGCCGACGTGGGTGTCCCGCCGTTCGGCTGGAAGCCTCCCAGCACCGCCAGGAGTTTCTTGAGGGTGGGGCCGTCGAGTCCCTGGGCCGCGTACGTGGGCGGGTCGCCGTCGGTCGTCGGGAAGATCTCTTTGCCCGGGTTGCACCCCTCGACGACTCCGCCGGGAGTCGGGAAGATCGCGGCGCCGTAGCGCAGGCGATGACCAATGACACGCAGCAGCTTGCCGATTGCGATGCGGGCGTTGACGTATTTGTTGAACGGGCTCTTGGGCAGTGGATCACCCATGCTGCCGGAGCGGTCCACGACGAAGTAGACGTTGGGTCTCTCGGTCAGGACGGGGATCACCGTGTTGCCGCAGAGCCCGCCCGCGTCTGGTGACGGGGGGCCGTCGACGAGACCGGTATCCACGGAGCTCGAGCCGCCGGTGGAGCCGCTGTCCTCCGGCGGAGTGGTGTAGGGCTTGGCGTGACCGCCCGGTCCACAGGCGTCGGAAAACGCGGCGATCGCCCACAGAAGCGCAGCTGTTGGGAGCAGACGCCGCACGCCGGACAGCATAGCAGGTTGATGGGGCGCGCCACGGAAGCGCGGCGGGCGCCTCCGCGTTATCGTCGCGCCGTTGCCGCGTTCGCGCCTCTTCGAGCTCCTCACCGCCATTCTCGCGATCTTTTCGTGCTTGGCGTTCCTGGCACGCGTCGTGGACGTGGGTCTCCGGTCGCCCCCATCGGCCGTCGAAGCCCCGCCGCCTCCCGCCGAGGTCGAGGAGCGTGACGCTTCTCTGGCGCTCAGCGTGAAGGCGGCAGGTGCGGTCGCGGGCGCCGAGGTGCGTGTGTTCTGGGAGCGTGACCAGCGCTATTACCTCGCCGGAAGTGGGCGCACGGACGACGCGGGCGTGACGACGATCTCCGGTCTGCCGAGGGGTGCGGCGTGGATCATCGTGGACGCATCCGGTTTCGCCCGGGCTTCGACCCGCCTCGTGCTCGACGGTGGCACTCGCACTGCCGAGGTCGTGCTGTCGTCGGCCAACGCTCTGCGGGTCACGGTCAGCGACGAGGAGGGAGCGTCGATCCCACGCGCAACCGTGCTCGTCACCTCGGGTGACCCGCTGCCCTTCGGGGCACTGACCAGCTCGACTGGCGTCGCGAGCTTCACGCGTCTGCCCGTCTCGCCGTGGACGGTGAAGGGCTCCGCGCCGGGGTACGAGTCGGTGACCCAGTCGGGGGTCACGGGCGACGTGACGCTCGCGCTGCGGCGCCTCGGATCCCTCGAGGTCAGCGTGCGGAACCCCGATGGCTCGGCCGCAGCGGGCGCGCGCGTCGAGATCTCCGGCGCGACGCTCTGGCCCGCGCGCGTGGCCGAGACGGACGCCGCCGGCGTCACGCGCATCTCGGGCCTGGTCGCCGGTCACTTCGATCTGCGTGCAACGAAGGGCGAGCTCGTGAGTGACACATTCTTCGGCTTCGAGCTCGAGCGGGGCGCGCAGAAGAAGGTCGTGCTCGAGCTGGGTCCCGGCCGCATGATCACGGTGTCGGTGACAGATGACGATCCTGATCATCCAGCGTCGGTGCGCGACGCCGACGTGGTCCTTGCCGAGGGAGGGATCTCGTCGTTCCCGATCCGAGGACGTACTGGTGCCGACGGCACGCTGACACTCGGGCCCATCTCGAAGGGAGCCGCCTCGGTCTCGGCAAGCGCCGAGGGTTTTGTCACGCGCCCGGCCATCGCGGTGCCCGAGGTGCTCGCGGGTCCGCTCCAGATCGCGCTCTTGCGCGGTGCAACGTTGGAAGGGGAGGTCGTCGATTCGAAGGGCACACCGGTGGACGGCGCTTCGATCGAGATCATCGGGATCGATCTCTTTGGTCTGCCCGTCGCGGACACACCCTCCTTGATGGCGTTCCGCCGCTCGCACTTCGAATGGGCCCTGCCGGGGCCGCGTCCGCTCATTCCCGCGGGAGAGCTCGGCGTCATGCCCGGGCCCATCCCGCCCATCCCTCGTGCGGGCGCCGCGCCGGCGGACGCGCCGAGCAATGACACTCCAGCCCCTCCGACCGAGCCCTGGGTCACGCGCTTCGATGGCACCTTCAAGGCTCATCCCGTGACCCCCGGTCGGGTGCGCGCGCTCGTGCGGCATCCCGCCTACGTCGAGGGCATCAGCGACCCTGTCGCGCTGACGCCCGGTGGCACTGGCAAGGTCAAGGTCGTGCTGCTCTCCGGCGGTGCCATCGAAGGTCGGGTCGTCGATGCGGTGGGGCGCGGAGTCTCGGGCGCGCGCGTCGATCTCACGGCAGTGCGGGGCACTCTGGAGCGCACCACGCTCACGGCAAGCGACGGCAGTTTTGCTTTTGCAGCGGCACCCGAAGAGGTCACGCTCTCGGTGGCGCGCCCGGAAGACCCGACGAAGTTGGTGCTCAAGAAGACGATCGAGATCCCCGAAGGCGGCAAGGCGAGGGTCACCCTCACGTTGCCGGCGCCGCGTGACGCGCTCGTGGTGTCCGTGAAAGACGACGCGGGGCACGCGCTGGAAGGTGCGCAGGTTGCGGTGCTCTCCCTCGACCCGGACGCGCCGCTTCGGCAGACCGGTTTCACTTCGGCTGAAGGTCAGGTCAGCGTCGCGGACGTGCGCGGACTCGAGCTTCGCGTCGTGGTCGAGGCGCCGGGTTTTGGCGTGGCCGTGCGGCACGTCGAACACGCGGGGGAAAAGCTGGAGGTCGCGCTGAGCCGTGGCGTGCTCGTCGAGGGGCGAGTCACCAGTGTGCGCGGGCGGCGCTCAGTCGAAGGCGCGAGTGTCACGCTGATCTCCGAGGGGCGACGCTTCGCGGCGATCACGGACAAGGAGGGGCACTACCGCGTGCGCGACGTTGCCGCCGCGCCGCTGCACATCGTGGTCGCCCATCCGGATTTCTCTGCGGCCGAGGCGAACGTCACGGTCAAGGACACGGGGCGCGCGGATCGCGCGTTCGAGCTGCCCACGGTCGACCTGGTCGAAGGCGGAAGCATCACGGGCGAAGTGCTCGACCCAGTGGGTAAACCCGTGCGCGGAGCCCGGGTCGGCATCGGAGTGGTGCCCGCCTATCTTCCC
The genomic region above belongs to Myxococcales bacterium and contains:
- a CDS encoding NAD-dependent epimerase/dehydratase family protein, coding for MSESWTLVTGASGFVGSRLVRALVERGEHVKAFVRAGSSLRQLADLPADRLRLAFGDITVEHTVYRALASCDRMYHVASNFKMWDPDPQAILKPAIEGTRATLEAARRRGLEKIVVTSSVAALGTTTAPEEMDETHEFNLQDPETYVLSKFEAERVALEAADNGMPVVVVRPAGIYGPGDWKPTPTGASVVNYLKTPPFISIPVTEGGISVVDVDDVVEGHIGAMESGEIGEAYNLGGESMTYRQLIDELAEITGLALPGMTLSAGTIGLVGSLMELKASLFGGEPQVTRRLARDYAVAYAWVTSEKAAAAFGYKSRPASQTLSRSVRWYLEHGYVPENAARRVRLEFRTT
- a CDS encoding chorismate mutase translates to MSDEPTLSDLRDEIDRIDERILELLAERIRVALRVGVLKSERGIPIYDPERERGIFLRLCQRAQAPLSPDVVRRVFERVIDETRWAEQRAKKP
- a CDS encoding VWA domain-containing protein, which gives rise to MRRLLPTAALLWAIAAFSDACGPGGHAKPYTTPPEDSGSTGGSSSVDTGLVDGPPSPDAGGLCGNTVIPVLTERPNVYFVVDRSGSMGDPLPKSPFNKYVNARIAIGKLLRVIGHRLRYGAAIFPTPGGVVEGCNPGKEIFPTTDGDPPTYAAQGLDGPTLKKLLAVLGGFQPNGGTPTSASLAVLAPTLAALPGKTFVVLATDGAPNCNSSAQCGPEDCMANIEGANLNGTPCVAPLNCCDPKLVQDGQQLCVDRQATVKIVTDLFDAGILTYVIGMPGSEVYQSVLEEAAVAGGTAKSTPPSYYPVTDEEQLTSALKEIGIKVAITCTVDLGSAPPDKKLVNVYLDTSLVLQDPLDGWSWTNDTTVELHGAACDKLKSGDVLQVQVVAGCPTSVK
- a CDS encoding carboxypeptidase regulatory-like domain-containing protein, coding for MPRSRLFELLTAILAIFSCLAFLARVVDVGLRSPPSAVEAPPPPAEVEERDASLALSVKAAGAVAGAEVRVFWERDQRYYLAGSGRTDDAGVTTISGLPRGAAWIIVDASGFARASTRLVLDGGTRTAEVVLSSANALRVTVSDEEGASIPRATVLVTSGDPLPFGALTSSTGVASFTRLPVSPWTVKGSAPGYESVTQSGVTGDVTLALRRLGSLEVSVRNPDGSAAAGARVEISGATLWPARVAETDAAGVTRISGLVAGHFDLRATKGELVSDTFFGFELERGAQKKVVLELGPGRMITVSVTDDDPDHPASVRDADVVLAEGGISSFPIRGRTGADGTLTLGPISKGAASVSASAEGFVTRPAIAVPEVLAGPLQIALLRGATLEGEVVDSKGTPVDGASIEIIGIDLFGLPVADTPSLMAFRRSHFEWALPGPRPLIPAGELGVMPGPIPPIPRAGAAPADAPSNDTPAPPTEPWVTRFDGTFKAHPVTPGRVRALVRHPAYVEGISDPVALTPGGTGKVKVVLLSGGAIEGRVVDAVGRGVSGARVDLTAVRGTLERTTLTASDGSFAFAAAPEEVTLSVARPEDPTKLVLKKTIEIPEGGKARVTLTLPAPRDALVVSVKDDAGHALEGAQVAVLSLDPDAPLRQTGFTSAEGQVSVADVRGLELRVVVEAPGFGVAVRHVEHAGEKLEVALSRGVLVEGRVTSVRGRRSVEGASVTLISEGRRFAAITDKEGHYRVRDVAAAPLHIVVAHPDFSAAEANVTVKDTGRADRAFELPTVDLVEGGSITGEVLDPVGKPVRGARVGIGVVPAYLPAGTLPSGMAITDAKGRFSLTGVQPGKLDVEAYAPDVGRGFVRAVLVQSGRETTGITLRLTHAAGDDDPTVSGSVAVTLGERGDGDELDVVIVHVADGSEAERSGLAGGDVLLSVDGRDVVDMRDARTRMSGPINSDVVIEIDRAGKTTKLRISREQVRR